One Mucilaginibacter ginkgonis genomic region harbors:
- a CDS encoding DoxX family protein, with product MNRPKQVSLIITIVFYIGAGINHFVHPDGYISIIPHYIPYPVTMNYMSGACEIVFAILAIFKSTRPTAGWLIVLMLAAFIPVHVTMAVDSPLHLGKILVTPFWAWVRVLFQPVLMYWAWWSTRLTPTLPEEEGVYVR from the coding sequence ATGAATCGACCTAAGCAAGTCAGCCTTATTATAACCATCGTCTTTTATATCGGTGCCGGCATCAATCATTTTGTTCACCCTGATGGATATATCAGCATCATTCCGCATTATATTCCATACCCGGTAACCATGAATTACATGTCCGGCGCGTGCGAGATCGTATTCGCGATTTTGGCTATTTTCAAAAGTACCCGCCCAACAGCCGGCTGGCTTATCGTGTTAATGTTAGCCGCTTTTATACCTGTACACGTGACAATGGCAGTGGATTCGCCACTGCATTTAGGCAAGATCTTAGTAACCCCATTTTGGGCATGGGTAAGGGTTTTATTTCAGCCGGTATTAATGTACTGGGCTTGGTGGAGTACCCGCCTCACCCCAACCCTCCCCGAAGAAGAGGGAGTTTACGTTCGCTAA
- a CDS encoding glycosyltransferase yields MAEKQIFQSDNPSRWNRFKWSGRAIIILIVSAVIASIVAITSTTYPSLPNLDPVAKKFSKEELDQLKRSKKFKDFKIKVEEIHALARARKLHQLKQPNNKDRINAGFYRAWEPQAYNSLVDHIGRLDMVVSEGFYVKPNADTIRAVIDTGLMNINKKYHKPIVMSLSNYVDSLGGFDSKDVMRIVKTKKLRSTFINSILGQLSKYKLRGVNLTLDDILNRKDKNFIAFETELYNTLHNAGFLVTQNVIPEDDQYDLPTLQKINDFLFVMAIDQHNESSNAGDISNQHWVEEILDRVCNQVPSNKVILTVAGGGYDWPQSSVGKSIGYQQAVSTAKENNKTVVYDPSSANLHFGYTDKDGLDHNIYFTDAATNFNVIRMADDWATGGVALWRLGAEDPRLWTFFQKNLSTDSLRKTGVDIKRLETVGLNNRIDYDGDGEVLDLITRPKTGTIAVTMDTSTYTITNQRYVDLPTKYVIRRYGSAPKKVVLTFDDGPDPDFTPRILDILKKENVPAAFFVVGVMAEKNIPILKREFDEGYEIGNHTFFHPDISTISIPRVNLELNATRRLIESVTGRSTILFRPPFNADAEPQTLAEVIPVAESRRQSYITIGESIDPWDWQPGVTADSILARTIKLRDKGSMILLHDAGGDTREETVKALPGIIHYFKTHGYQFTTIADVIHTSKENLMPPIRDDANSGITGRLYNFFITGYFVGNIFITYLFYLAIFLAVGRIIMIGILALRQRYEDKKTTPERLANTTNPPVSIIVPAYNEEVTATKTIESLLKLEYPQLEIIFIDDGSKDRTFAIVEAAYGNHPSVQVLTKPNGGKASALNFGINHARHDYVVCIDADTQLKNDSIYHLMTYFEGEDVGAVAGTVKVGNENNMVTKWQSIEYITAQNMDRRAFDLLNSITVVSGAIGAFRKSAIYRAGGFTTDTLAEDCDLTMRILKQGYIVRNCAEAVAYTEAPEKLDALLKQRFRWSFGVIQSFWKNKDALLNKKYKFFGMVGMPNILIFQIILPLFSPLADLMMIFGLFSDKPFKILAYYIAFIVIDCIVAAIAFRLEREKYGKLLYIIPQRFIWRQLMYYILFKSVRKAMKGELSAWGVLKRTGNVSVKQTAPN; encoded by the coding sequence ATGGCTGAGAAGCAGATATTTCAATCAGATAACCCAAGCAGATGGAACCGCTTTAAATGGTCGGGCAGGGCCATTATCATTCTCATTGTCAGCGCGGTTATCGCTTCAATAGTTGCTATCACTTCTACCACTTATCCAAGCCTGCCAAACCTCGATCCGGTTGCGAAAAAATTCAGCAAAGAAGAGCTTGACCAGTTAAAGCGATCTAAGAAGTTTAAAGATTTTAAAATTAAGGTCGAAGAAATACATGCCCTTGCCCGCGCCCGGAAACTGCATCAGTTAAAACAGCCCAATAATAAAGACCGCATTAATGCCGGCTTTTACCGGGCCTGGGAACCGCAGGCTTATAACTCATTGGTAGATCATATTGGCCGCCTGGATATGGTAGTGTCCGAAGGTTTTTATGTAAAGCCTAATGCCGACACTATTCGCGCGGTGATAGATACCGGGTTGATGAACATCAACAAGAAGTATCACAAGCCAATTGTAATGTCGCTATCAAATTACGTAGATTCATTAGGCGGCTTTGACAGCAAGGATGTTATGCGGATCGTTAAAACAAAAAAACTACGGTCGACATTTATCAACAGCATTTTAGGCCAGCTTTCAAAATACAAACTGCGTGGCGTTAACCTTACGCTGGACGATATCCTTAACCGCAAGGACAAAAACTTTATCGCGTTTGAAACAGAGCTCTATAATACATTACATAACGCCGGATTTTTAGTTACGCAAAATGTTATTCCGGAGGACGACCAATATGACTTGCCCACACTTCAAAAAATAAACGACTTTCTGTTTGTGATGGCGATAGACCAGCACAACGAAAGCAGCAACGCGGGCGACATATCTAACCAACACTGGGTAGAGGAAATTCTTGACAGGGTTTGCAATCAGGTGCCAAGTAACAAGGTTATTTTAACTGTAGCGGGTGGAGGGTATGATTGGCCTCAAAGCAGCGTAGGTAAATCTATAGGCTATCAGCAGGCGGTAAGCACGGCTAAAGAAAATAATAAAACTGTTGTCTATGATCCGTCTTCGGCCAACCTGCATTTTGGCTATACAGATAAAGACGGGCTTGATCACAATATATATTTTACTGACGCGGCCACCAATTTCAATGTCATCCGCATGGCGGACGATTGGGCGACCGGTGGGGTTGCCCTTTGGCGTTTAGGTGCCGAAGATCCCCGGTTGTGGACCTTCTTTCAAAAAAACCTGTCGACAGACTCTTTGCGTAAAACGGGCGTAGATATTAAACGCCTGGAAACAGTCGGGTTAAATAACCGGATTGATTATGATGGCGATGGTGAAGTATTGGATTTGATTACACGACCTAAGACAGGCACTATCGCGGTAACGATGGATACGTCTACGTATACTATTACCAATCAGCGGTACGTAGATCTGCCTACTAAGTATGTGATCCGCCGTTACGGTTCGGCACCAAAAAAAGTCGTGCTTACATTTGATGACGGTCCCGATCCGGATTTTACACCGCGCATCCTTGACATCTTAAAGAAAGAAAATGTGCCCGCAGCGTTCTTTGTGGTAGGTGTAATGGCCGAAAAAAACATCCCGATCCTTAAAAGGGAGTTTGATGAGGGTTACGAGATAGGCAATCACACATTTTTCCACCCGGATATATCAACCATTAGCATCCCCCGTGTAAACCTGGAGCTGAATGCTACCCGCAGGCTTATAGAATCTGTGACAGGACGAAGTACGATATTGTTCCGTCCGCCATTCAATGCAGATGCCGAACCTCAAACACTGGCAGAGGTTATACCGGTAGCAGAAAGCCGCCGCCAAAGCTATATTACCATTGGTGAATCGATAGACCCATGGGATTGGCAGCCCGGTGTTACTGCCGACAGCATTCTTGCACGTACAATTAAATTGCGCGACAAAGGCTCGATGATCTTGCTGCATGACGCCGGCGGAGACACCCGGGAAGAGACGGTAAAAGCACTGCCGGGCATCATTCATTATTTTAAAACGCACGGCTATCAGTTTACAACCATAGCGGATGTTATCCATACATCTAAAGAAAACCTGATGCCGCCCATAAGGGATGACGCGAACAGCGGCATTACCGGCAGGTTGTATAACTTTTTTATCACCGGGTATTTTGTGGGTAATATCTTCATCACCTACTTGTTTTATCTGGCTATCTTCCTGGCCGTAGGCCGCATCATTATGATAGGCATACTAGCGTTAAGGCAGCGCTATGAAGATAAAAAGACTACGCCCGAAAGGCTGGCAAATACCACAAACCCGCCGGTAAGTATCATCGTTCCGGCTTATAATGAAGAGGTTACTGCTACAAAGACGATCGAAAGTTTATTGAAGCTGGAATACCCGCAACTGGAGATCATTTTTATTGACGATGGATCTAAGGACAGAACATTCGCTATTGTAGAAGCGGCATACGGTAACCATCCTTCCGTACAGGTGTTAACCAAACCAAACGGCGGTAAAGCATCAGCGTTAAACTTTGGTATCAACCACGCAAGGCACGATTATGTGGTTTGTATAGATGCGGATACGCAGCTCAAAAACGATTCGATTTATCATCTGATGACTTATTTTGAGGGTGAGGATGTGGGCGCTGTGGCAGGTACTGTAAAGGTGGGTAATGAGAATAACATGGTTACCAAATGGCAATCGATAGAATATATCACCGCCCAAAATATGGACCGCCGGGCGTTTGACTTGCTGAATAGCATTACAGTCGTTTCGGGTGCTATCGGGGCATTCCGCAAATCGGCAATTTACAGGGCCGGTGGGTTTACTACAGATACGCTGGCAGAGGATTGCGACCTTACGATGCGCATTCTAAAACAAGGTTACATCGTACGCAATTGTGCCGAAGCTGTGGCCTATACCGAGGCGCCTGAGAAACTGGACGCATTGTTAAAACAGCGTTTCCGCTGGAGTTTTGGCGTTATTCAAAGTTTCTGGAAAAATAAAGACGCCCTGCTGAATAAGAAATACAAATTCTTTGGCATGGTAGGTATGCCCAACATCTTGATATTCCAGATCATCCTGCCGCTCTTTTCACCGCTGGCCGACTTAATGATGATATTCGGGCTTTTCAGCGATAAACCGTTCAAGATACTCGCGTATTATATCGCCTTCATTGTGATCGATTGTATTGTAGCGGCAATTGCCTTCCGCCTGGAGCGCGAAAAGTACGGCAAATTACTTTATATCATTCCGCAGCGATTTATCTGGCGGCAGCTAATGTATTACATACTGTTTAAATCTGTACGTAAGGCCATGAAAGGCGAACTAAGTGCCTGGGGCGTTTTAAAGCGCACGGGTAATGTGAGCGTTAAGCAAACTGCGCCGAATTAG
- the gap gene encoding type I glyceraldehyde-3-phosphate dehydrogenase — protein MRIAINGFGRIGRIFLRIILQQPDIEVVAINDITETTTLAHLFKYDSVHRGFGGNVTFDQNSLLIDGKTIKVLSGREPQNLPWADLDIDLVIESTGKFASAEGAQRHLDAGAKQVIISAPASKDVATVVLGVNDGQVDLSSKILSNASCTTNNVATMVKVLDDNWGVKEGYITTVHSMTGDQNLHDAPHKDLRRARAASASIIPTTTGAAKAITTIFPHLEGMLGGAGIRVPVLNGSLTDFTCELNKPATVDEINAAFKAAADGAMHRILEYTDDPIVSTDILGNTHSCIFDSQLTSVVGGLTKVVGWYDNEMGYSSRLADLVLKIQARIKISNQL, from the coding sequence ATGAGAATTGCTATTAATGGGTTTGGGCGTATAGGCCGCATATTTTTACGGATCATTTTGCAGCAGCCGGATATAGAGGTTGTAGCCATAAATGATATCACAGAAACCACTACACTTGCACATTTATTCAAGTATGACTCGGTGCACCGGGGCTTTGGCGGCAATGTTACCTTTGACCAGAATAGCCTGTTGATAGACGGCAAAACAATAAAAGTTCTATCCGGGCGCGAACCACAAAATTTACCGTGGGCAGATTTGGACATCGACTTGGTAATAGAATCGACCGGCAAGTTTGCCTCTGCTGAAGGCGCGCAAAGACATTTAGATGCGGGTGCCAAACAAGTGATCATTTCCGCACCAGCGAGTAAAGACGTGGCGACCGTAGTTTTAGGTGTTAATGATGGCCAGGTAGATTTGAGTTCGAAGATATTATCCAATGCCTCGTGCACTACTAACAATGTAGCTACCATGGTAAAAGTGCTTGACGATAACTGGGGCGTGAAGGAAGGCTATATTACCACGGTACATTCCATGACCGGCGACCAAAACCTGCATGACGCGCCGCATAAAGATCTGCGCAGGGCCAGGGCAGCTTCGGCATCAATTATTCCAACAACTACAGGTGCGGCAAAAGCCATTACGACTATCTTTCCGCATTTAGAGGGTATGTTAGGCGGTGCCGGCATACGCGTGCCGGTACTTAACGGCTCTCTTACAGATTTCACCTGTGAGCTGAATAAGCCGGCAACGGTTGATGAAATTAACGCCGCGTTTAAGGCTGCAGCCGATGGCGCTATGCACAGAATACTGGAGTATACCGATGACCCTATTGTGTCGACCGATATATTGGGCAACACGCATAGCTGTATATTTGATTCGCAGCTGACCTCTGTTGTAGGCGGATTAACCAAAGTAGTAGGCTGGTATGATAACGAGATGGGATATTCCAGCCGCCTGGCTGATTTGGTATTGAAAATACAAGCAAGAATTAAAATCAGTAATCAATTGTAA
- a CDS encoding GNAT family N-acetyltransferase: MIKFISADDVLPLRNEVLREGRLTLDECRWPGDTNEGSFHLGYFASEQLVCIASFQINPDKDYPGLGYQLRGMATSTSHRGKGIGNQLVNFAIVYLRGQGANYVWCNARKNAVKFYSGLGFEIISPEFEIAGIGPHFKMYLKIQ; this comes from the coding sequence ATGATAAAATTCATTTCTGCCGATGATGTACTACCACTGCGCAACGAAGTATTGCGAGAAGGCCGTTTAACCTTAGATGAATGCCGCTGGCCCGGCGACACCAACGAAGGCTCATTTCATTTAGGTTACTTTGCCAGTGAGCAGCTGGTGTGCATCGCGTCATTTCAAATCAACCCCGATAAAGATTATCCCGGTTTGGGTTACCAGCTAAGGGGTATGGCTACATCGACGTCGCACCGCGGCAAAGGCATAGGTAACCAACTGGTAAACTTCGCGATCGTTTATCTGCGCGGGCAAGGCGCAAATTACGTTTGGTGCAATGCCCGTAAAAATGCTGTGAAGTTTTATTCAGGTTTAGGCTTTGAAATCATTTCTCCCGAATTTGAGATCGCAGGCATTGGCCCGCACTTTAAAATGTATCTTAAAATTCAATAA
- the hemA gene encoding glutamyl-tRNA reductase has translation MKYLKVIAFTHKQIELKELGKLVICQENLTEKLQRVKEQFGIPEIFYLGTCNRVAFVMATEQTIDRDFARKFFHALNIGMCPGYTELFLDAAAIYEDHDALNHLLRTSCSLESLIVGEKEILAQLRKAYEGCRQAGLTGDYLRMVMNCVVKAAKEVYTHTNISKNPISVVSLAYRKLKELKFSANARILIIGAGETNQNISKYLQKHKYSNFVVFNRTLSKAQALAADLNGIAYTIGELKNYKQGFDIIITCTSATQPVITTEIYTSLLQGETDKKTVVDLAIPNDVDPEVILNFPVNYIEVRSLKEVAKKNMQERYEELVHAERIIEENISEFIPQLKLRRVEVAMRCVPEKIKEIRHNALNTVFANEVQGLDQQSREILEKVINYMEKKYISVPMVMAKEILINNN, from the coding sequence TTGAAATATCTAAAGGTAATAGCTTTTACACACAAACAAATTGAACTGAAGGAACTGGGAAAACTAGTGATCTGCCAGGAAAATTTGACCGAGAAGCTGCAGCGTGTAAAAGAGCAATTTGGCATCCCCGAAATATTTTACCTGGGTACTTGTAACCGCGTAGCTTTTGTAATGGCTACAGAACAAACCATCGATCGTGATTTTGCCCGCAAGTTTTTCCATGCCTTGAACATTGGCATGTGCCCGGGCTATACCGAGTTGTTTTTAGACGCCGCCGCTATTTATGAAGATCATGACGCGTTGAACCATTTGCTGCGTACCTCATGCTCGCTGGAAAGTTTAATAGTTGGCGAAAAGGAGATACTGGCACAGTTGCGCAAAGCTTATGAAGGCTGCCGCCAGGCAGGCCTTACCGGCGACTATCTACGTATGGTGATGAACTGCGTGGTTAAGGCTGCTAAAGAAGTTTACACGCACACTAATATTTCTAAGAACCCTATATCGGTTGTTTCTTTGGCTTATCGCAAGCTAAAGGAGTTGAAATTTTCGGCAAACGCGCGTATCCTCATTATCGGTGCCGGCGAAACCAACCAAAATATTTCTAAGTACTTGCAAAAGCACAAGTACTCAAACTTTGTGGTGTTTAACCGTACGTTGTCAAAAGCGCAGGCTTTGGCAGCGGATCTTAATGGTATTGCTTATACTATCGGGGAGTTAAAGAACTACAAACAAGGTTTTGATATTATTATAACCTGTACCTCTGCTACTCAGCCGGTTATCACTACAGAAATTTATACGTCATTGCTTCAGGGCGAAACAGATAAAAAGACGGTTGTTGACCTTGCCATCCCTAATGACGTTGATCCCGAGGTTATCCTAAATTTCCCGGTTAACTATATCGAGGTACGCTCGCTCAAAGAAGTAGCCAAAAAGAATATGCAGGAGCGCTATGAAGAATTGGTTCATGCAGAGCGTATCATTGAGGAGAATATCAGCGAATTTATTCCCCAATTAAAACTTCGTCGTGTTGAAGTAGCCATGCGCTGCGTTCCGGAGAAGATCAAAGAAATACGCCACAACGCGTTGAATACGGTTTTCGCAAACGAAGTACAGGGGCTTGACCAACAATCGCGCGAGATATTAGAAAAGGTGATCAATTACATGGAAAAAAAGTACATCAGCGTACCCATGGTAATGGCCAAAGAGATCCTCATCAATAATAACTAG
- a CDS encoding phosphoglycerate kinase, whose protein sequence is MKTIDQVSFSGKKALIRVDFNVPLDKDFNITDDTRITAALPTIKKILKEGGAVILMSHLGRPKEGPTDKYSLKHIVSHLSDLLGQQVEFADDSIGEEAVSKAKDLKAGEVLLLENLRFYKEEEKGDQAFAEKLSKLGDVYVNDAFGTAHRAHASTAIIAQFFPEAKYFGYLMASELENAEKILNHAEKPFTAIMGGAKVSDKIELIEKLLEKVDNLIIGGGMAYTFAKAQGGEIGKSLLEADKQDLALELVKKAEAKGVKLYLPVDSIIADDFNNNANTRVSSNKEIPADWEGLDIGPETVKTFSKVIEESKTILWNGPMGVFEMESFDKGTKAVAEALVKATDNGAYTLIGGGDSAAAVAKFGLSDQVSYVSTGGGALLEYMEGKELPGVKAINE, encoded by the coding sequence ATGAAAACAATAGACCAGGTTAGCTTTTCGGGCAAGAAAGCCCTTATCAGGGTAGATTTCAATGTTCCGCTCGACAAAGACTTTAACATTACCGACGATACCCGCATTACCGCGGCCCTGCCAACTATTAAAAAGATCTTAAAAGAAGGCGGCGCTGTTATCCTTATGTCGCACCTGGGCCGCCCAAAAGAAGGCCCGACAGATAAGTACTCGCTTAAACATATTGTCAGCCACCTGTCAGACTTATTAGGCCAACAGGTTGAGTTTGCAGATGATTCCATCGGCGAAGAAGCGGTAAGCAAAGCAAAAGATCTTAAAGCAGGCGAAGTGTTATTATTGGAGAACCTGCGTTTTTATAAAGAAGAAGAGAAAGGCGACCAGGCTTTTGCAGAAAAGCTGTCAAAACTTGGCGATGTATATGTAAATGATGCCTTTGGCACAGCTCACCGTGCCCATGCTTCAACGGCTATCATCGCGCAGTTTTTCCCTGAAGCTAAATACTTTGGCTACCTGATGGCGAGTGAATTGGAGAATGCCGAAAAGATACTTAACCATGCCGAAAAGCCTTTTACCGCCATCATGGGCGGTGCAAAGGTTTCTGATAAAATTGAATTGATTGAGAAGCTGCTTGAAAAAGTAGACAACCTCATCATCGGCGGGGGCATGGCTTATACTTTCGCAAAAGCCCAGGGCGGCGAAATTGGCAAGTCGCTGCTGGAAGCAGATAAGCAAGACCTGGCGCTCGAACTGGTAAAGAAAGCCGAAGCAAAAGGTGTGAAACTATATCTACCTGTCGATTCGATCATTGCCGACGATTTTAATAACAATGCGAACACACGTGTATCGTCAAACAAAGAAATACCCGCAGATTGGGAAGGCCTCGACATCGGCCCCGAAACAGTTAAAACCTTTAGCAAGGTTATAGAAGAATCAAAAACCATTTTGTGGAACGGCCCGATGGGAGTTTTTGAAATGGAGAGCTTTGACAAAGGGACCAAAGCTGTTGCCGAAGCCCTGGTTAAGGCAACCGATAACGGTGCTTACACCTTAATTGGTGGCGGCGATTCGGCTGCTGCAGTTGCCAAGTTTGGCCTAAGCGACCAGGTAAGCTATGTGTCTACCGGCGGCGGTGCTTTGCTGGAATACATGGAGGGTAAAGAATTACCCGGTGTTAAAGCAATTAACGAATAA
- a CDS encoding FeoB-associated Cys-rich membrane protein encodes MVQTIIIILLFGAAVFYIGRLMYKSMTAKKACGGNCKCGVDFSDIKP; translated from the coding sequence ATGGTACAGACCATTATCATCATATTGCTTTTTGGCGCGGCTGTCTTTTATATCGGAAGGCTTATGTATAAGAGCATGACCGCGAAGAAAGCTTGCGGTGGAAACTGCAAATGCGGCGTCGATTTTTCTGATATCAAACCTTGA
- the rsgA gene encoding ribosome small subunit-dependent GTPase A: MLNGVVTKSTGSWYRVQTPDGKTVDCRIRGKFRTKGITTTNPIAVGDRVDIELERNQDTGVITKLYNRKNYIIRKSVNLSKQAQIIAANLDQAFLVVTLASPRTSLGFIDRFLVTAEAYDIPAKLVFNKLDLFSDEGLEILADYKSIYENIGYPCFEVSALEGTNIPKLKEEMKDRISLFSGHSGVGKSSLMNAILPELALRTNEISDWSDKGMHTTTFAEMFELPSGGFIIDTPGIRELGVIDIEQQELGHFFPEMRERMNDCRFNNCRHINEPGCAVMAALEDGEIEPSRYESYLSIYNGNDTRS; encoded by the coding sequence ATGCTTAATGGTGTTGTTACTAAATCTACAGGCAGCTGGTATCGCGTGCAAACACCAGACGGCAAAACTGTAGATTGCCGCATCCGGGGCAAGTTCAGGACCAAAGGCATTACCACCACAAACCCTATTGCCGTTGGCGACCGGGTAGATATAGAATTGGAACGTAACCAGGACACTGGCGTGATCACCAAGCTCTATAATCGTAAGAATTATATTATCCGTAAATCGGTAAACCTTTCCAAGCAAGCGCAGATCATCGCTGCCAATCTGGACCAGGCATTTTTGGTGGTTACGTTGGCATCGCCAAGAACTTCATTAGGCTTTATCGATCGCTTCCTGGTAACAGCCGAGGCTTATGATATCCCCGCTAAGTTGGTGTTTAACAAACTTGATCTCTTTAGCGATGAAGGATTAGAAATACTAGCTGATTACAAAAGCATTTACGAAAACATTGGCTATCCGTGTTTCGAAGTGTCAGCCCTGGAAGGTACCAACATACCCAAGCTAAAAGAAGAGATGAAAGATAGGATAAGTCTTTTTAGCGGGCATTCCGGAGTGGGTAAATCAAGCCTGATGAATGCCATATTACCAGAGTTGGCCTTGCGTACCAACGAAATATCCGACTGGAGCGACAAAGGCATGCACACCACTACTTTCGCCGAAATGTTTGAGCTACCCAGCGGAGGATTCATCATTGATACGCCGGGTATTCGGGAGTTAGGCGTTATAGATATTGAACAGCAGGAATTAGGCCACTTCTTCCCTGAGATGCGCGAGCGTATGAACGATTGCCGTTTTAATAATTGCAGGCATATTAACGAGCCTGGTTGTGCAGTTATGGCAGCTTTAGAAGATGGTGAGATCGAGCCTTCGCGATATGAAAGCTACTTGAGCATTTACAATGGCAACGATACAAGGAGTTGA
- a CDS encoding VOC family protein — translation MKNVNFPGDYQQIMPYLIVPSGLRFISFMKKVFGAQEKGERHMRDEFTIQHAELTVGQSVIMLADSTDNYPPQTAGMFIYVDDCDTVYQVALDEGAISVMPPNDMPYGRSAGIKDPVGNIWWVTSV, via the coding sequence ATGAAAAATGTAAACTTCCCCGGAGACTACCAGCAAATTATGCCTTACCTGATCGTTCCCAGCGGATTGCGGTTCATCAGCTTTATGAAAAAGGTTTTCGGCGCTCAAGAAAAAGGCGAACGGCACATGCGCGACGAATTTACCATTCAGCATGCCGAACTCACCGTCGGCCAAAGCGTGATCATGCTGGCAGATAGCACAGACAACTACCCGCCGCAAACTGCCGGTATGTTTATTTATGTAGATGACTGCGACACTGTATACCAAGTTGCCTTAGATGAAGGCGCCATTTCTGTTATGCCGCCAAATGATATGCCTTACGGCCGCAGCGCAGGTATTAAAGACCCGGTCGGTAATATTTGGTGGGTAACGTCTGTGTAA